The following proteins come from a genomic window of Heyndrickxia acidicola:
- a CDS encoding MerR family transcriptional regulator, translating into MDNRMRIGDLAKRAGVTPRTVRYYESIGLIPQGERETEGQHYYYTNETLELLKKIGQLKKVGLSLDEIREFTQLYSIDPSGVLTKKKFLTTLRQHLVETDQKINDLEQFRTEVRTLIDHYEGWFTGKEGI; encoded by the coding sequence ATGGATAACCGAATGCGAATAGGTGATCTCGCAAAACGCGCTGGAGTCACTCCCCGTACTGTTAGATACTATGAAAGCATAGGGCTTATTCCTCAGGGTGAGCGTGAAACTGAGGGACAGCATTATTACTACACCAACGAGACGCTCGAGCTGTTGAAAAAAATAGGACAGTTAAAGAAAGTGGGTTTGAGCCTGGATGAAATACGTGAATTCACTCAGCTCTATTCGATTGACCCCAGTGGTGTATTAACGAAAAAGAAATTTCTAACCACTCTGCGTCAACATCTTGTTGAAACGGATCAAAAAATAAATGATTTAGAACAATTTCGCACAGAAGTACGTACACTCATTGATCACTACGAAGGTTGGTTTACTGGAAAAGAAGGTATCTAA